In one window of Polaromonas naphthalenivorans CJ2 DNA:
- a CDS encoding hydantoinase B/oxoprolinase family protein, with translation MNRMSRIELGLPDLLGNGKTLKQHRDEVLERTHKTGFYNGLEKLEFKDSDPITYEKLFSRIRGGLVHARETAKKIAASPIVEQEGELCFTLYNAAGDCILTSTGIIIHVGTMGAAIKYMIENAWEINPGINPGDMFTNNDCSIGNVHPCDIATIVPIFWEGKLVGWVGGVTHVIDLGAMTPGSMSTGQVSRFGDGLQVTCRKTGINDTPLRDWLHESQRNVRTTKYWILDERTRIAGCHMIRSLVEEVLQAEGIENYTRFAHEIIEEGRRGLQARLKAMTVPGVYRRVAFVDIPYDHEDMSLASEFGKMNSIMHAPCEMTIRPDATWRLNFEGASRWGWHSFNANQVAFTSGIWVMLTQTLVPTARINDGAYYATEFKLPKGTWMNPDDRRTAHAYAWHFLVSGWSGIWRGMSQSYFARGYLEEVNAGNANTSNWLQGGGMNQDGEAHAVNSFEPAACGTGACAIKDGLNHAAAVWNPEGDMGDIEIWEMAEPLLYMGRNVKTNSGGYGKFRGGCGFETLRMVWKATDWSMYFMGNGYMNSDWGLMGGYPSATGYRFEAHKTDLEARIRNGESLPLGADRNPEDKGYEHHISATAKVKRDQQCTTTEAIFENHDLYLNYMRGGPGFGDPLDRDCASVETDINNRFVLPEYAEKVYGVVISQGSDQVWSVDVAKTATRRKAIRRERIARAIPTRDWMKEERARILTKHASIQVRHMFATSFGLSVKFKDEFKSFWDLPADWELPESELGVPSFGSTYRMDLSKMPDVRTVTLVEE, from the coding sequence ATGAACAGAATGTCAAGAATTGAACTGGGCTTGCCCGACCTGCTGGGCAACGGCAAGACGCTCAAGCAGCATCGCGATGAAGTGCTGGAGCGCACCCACAAGACCGGCTTTTACAACGGGCTCGAAAAGCTGGAGTTCAAGGACTCCGACCCGATCACCTACGAAAAGCTGTTTTCGCGCATCCGTGGCGGCCTGGTGCACGCCCGTGAAACCGCCAAGAAGATTGCCGCCTCGCCCATCGTCGAGCAGGAAGGCGAGCTGTGCTTCACGCTGTACAACGCGGCCGGCGACTGCATCCTGACCTCCACCGGAATCATCATCCACGTCGGCACCATGGGCGCGGCGATCAAGTACATGATCGAGAACGCCTGGGAAATCAATCCCGGAATCAATCCGGGCGACATGTTCACCAACAACGACTGCTCCATCGGCAACGTCCATCCCTGCGACATCGCCACCATCGTGCCGATTTTCTGGGAAGGCAAGCTGGTCGGCTGGGTCGGCGGCGTGACGCACGTGATTGACCTGGGCGCGATGACGCCGGGCTCGATGTCAACCGGCCAGGTCTCGCGCTTCGGCGACGGCCTGCAGGTGACCTGCCGCAAGACCGGCATCAACGACACGCCGCTGCGCGACTGGCTGCACGAGAGCCAGCGCAACGTGCGCACCACCAAGTACTGGATTCTGGATGAGCGCACCCGCATCGCCGGCTGCCACATGATCCGCAGCCTGGTCGAGGAAGTGCTGCAGGCCGAAGGCATCGAGAACTACACCCGCTTTGCCCACGAAATCATCGAGGAAGGACGGCGCGGCCTGCAGGCGCGCCTCAAGGCCATGACGGTTCCGGGTGTTTACCGCCGGGTTGCGTTCGTCGATATTCCCTACGACCACGAAGACATGAGCCTGGCGTCGGAATTCGGCAAGATGAACAGCATCATGCATGCGCCGTGCGAAATGACGATTCGCCCGGATGCCACCTGGCGGCTCAATTTCGAGGGCGCGAGCCGCTGGGGCTGGCACAGCTTCAATGCCAACCAAGTGGCCTTCACCAGCGGCATCTGGGTGATGCTGACGCAGACCCTGGTGCCCACGGCGCGCATCAACGACGGCGCCTATTACGCGACCGAATTCAAGCTGCCCAAGGGCACCTGGATGAACCCGGACGACCGCCGCACCGCGCACGCCTATGCCTGGCACTTTTTGGTTTCCGGCTGGAGCGGCATCTGGCGCGGCATGAGCCAGTCCTACTTTGCCCGTGGCTACCTCGAAGAAGTCAATGCCGGCAACGCCAACACCTCCAACTGGCTGCAGGGCGGCGGCATGAACCAGGACGGCGAAGCGCACGCGGTCAACAGCTTTGAGCCGGCGGCCTGCGGCACCGGCGCCTGCGCCATCAAGGACGGCCTGAACCACGCGGCGGCGGTCTGGAACCCGGAAGGCGACATGGGTGACATCGAGATCTGGGAAATGGCCGAGCCGCTGCTCTACATGGGCCGCAACGTCAAGACCAACTCGGGCGGCTACGGCAAGTTCCGCGGCGGCTGCGGTTTCGAGACGCTGCGCATGGTCTGGAAGGCCACGGACTGGAGCATGTACTTCATGGGCAATGGCTACATGAACAGCGACTGGGGCCTGATGGGCGGCTACCCCTCGGCCACCGGCTACCGCTTTGAAGCCCACAAGACCGATCTGGAAGCGCGCATCCGCAACGGCGAGTCGCTGCCCCTGGGCGCGGACCGCAACCCTGAAGACAAGGGCTACGAGCACCACATCAGCGCCACGGCCAAGGTCAAGCGTGACCAGCAATGCACGACCACCGAAGCGATTTTCGAAAACCACGACCTGTACCTGAACTACATGCGCGGCGGCCCGGGCTTTGGCGATCCGCTGGACCGTGACTGCGCCTCGGTCGAGACGGACATCAACAACCGTTTCGTGCTGCCCGAGTATGCGGAAAAAGTCTATGGCGTCGTGATTTCGCAAGGCAGCGACCAGGTCTGGAGCGTCGATGTCGCCAAAACCGCCACGCGCCGCAAGGCCATTCGCCGGGAGCGCATTGCCCGCGCCATTCCGACGCGTGACTGGATGAAGGAAGAGCGCGCTCGCATCCTGACCAAGCATGCCTCGATCCAGGTGCGCCACATGTTTGCGACCAGCTTTGGCCTGAGCGTCAAGTTCAAGGACGAGTTCAAGTCCTTCTGGGATCTGCCGGCCGACTGGGAATTGCCGGAGTCCGAACTGGGCGTGCCTTCCTTCGGCTCGACCTACCGGATGGACCTGTCCAAGATGCCGGACGTGCGCACCGTCACCCTGGTGGAAGAGTGA